The following coding sequences lie in one Arabidopsis thaliana chromosome 3, partial sequence genomic window:
- a CDS encoding uncharacterized protein (unknown protein; FUNCTIONS IN: molecular_function unknown; INVOLVED IN: biological_process unknown; LOCATED IN: endomembrane system; EXPRESSED IN: male gametophyte; Has 140 Blast hits to 132 proteins in 41 species: Archae - 2; Bacteria - 4; Metazoa - 29; Fungi - 20; Plants - 51; Viruses - 0; Other Eukaryotes - 34 (source: NCBI BLink).), translating to MDQIKPEFLKKLTKFIAVSMWILSLLTSHDFYLYRFMIQLVTHAVDKNYMFLLCNGLVVVVAKCSGLVASSKPIEKIWSNTDKTFDYGDFESYTTILELEYKSDHGIGTESFLAEEVTVEEDTKHQETEDNEEEDDDDNTLADNDGEEECGLRGGSINEEEEGNVGVMTSTEEEMNKKFDEFIRKMKEELRIEAKRHLILV from the coding sequence ATGGATCAAATAAAACCGGAGTTTCTGAAGAAATTGACCAAGTTTATAGCAGTTTCGATGTGgattttatctcttttaacCAGCCACGACTTCTATTTATATAGGTTCATGATCCAACTCGTAACACACGCAGTAGATAAAAACTACATGTTCCTCCTCTGCAATGGTCTCGTAGTGGTTGTTGCTAAGTGTTCTGGTTTGGTCGCTTCGTCCAAACCAATAGAGAAAATTTGGAGTAATACCGATAAAACCTTTGATTATGGAGATTTCGAGAGTTACACTACGATACTGGAGCTAGAGTATAAATCTGATCATGGAATAGGAACAGAGTCCTTTCTTGCAGAGGAAGTTACAGTGGAGGAAGATACAAAACATCAAGAAACCGAGgacaacgaagaagaagatgacgacgACAACACATTAGCAGATAATGATGGAGAGGAAGAGTGTGGTCTTCGTGGCGGATCTATaaacgaggaagaagaagggaacGTAGGAGTGATGACATcgacggaggaggagatgaaTAAGAAATTCGACGAGTTCATCAGAAAGATGAAGGAAGAGCTTAGAATCGAAGCTAAACGGCATTTAATCCTTGTTTGA
- a CDS encoding hydroxyproline-rich glycoprotein family protein (hydroxyproline-rich glycoprotein family protein; Has 160 Blast hits to 139 proteins in 40 species: Archae - 0; Bacteria - 4; Metazoa - 9; Fungi - 29; Plants - 114; Viruses - 0; Other Eukaryotes - 4 (source: NCBI BLink).): MDYTVDMSCVMKVNRGCQLCRQKVSEVMHCVYGVYSVDFTGDDNSMKLKARVNPNVLLAVAERYGEHGKITNLRFDGEVMTPRGGGGYYGQSGYYIPTTSRGNYAYPSLYQYPPPPHVYGGNYAHPPSNPPRHSEAPRQATNPHTTPPYYSLPAPPPRTLHSYSYVEPQYRMSSSSGSGCVIM, encoded by the exons ATGGATTACACTGTCGATATG AGCTGTGTGATGAAAGTGAACAGAGGTTGCCAGCTTTGTCGGCAAAAAGTGTCAGAAGTCATGCATTGTGTCTACG GAGTTTACTCTGTGGATTTCACCGGAGACGACAACTCAATGAAACTCAAGGCCAGAGTTAACCCTAATGTATTGTTGGCTGTTGCTGAACGGTACGGTGAACATGGAAAGATCACTAATCTCCGTTTCGACGGAGAAGTTATGACTCCTCGCGGCGGCGGTGGTTATTACGGTCAATCAGGCTATTACATTCCTACCACCTCCCGTGGTAACTATGCATATCCTTCGTTGTATCAATATCCTCCTCCGCCACATGTTTATGGCGGAAACTATGCTCATCCGCCGTCAAATCCCCCGCGGCACTCGGAGGCACCACGGCAGGCAACTAACCCGCATACAACACCGCCGTATTATAGTCTACCGGCGCCACCACCAAGAACGTTGCATAGTTACTCTTACGTAGAACCGCAGTATCGGATGTCGAGTTCGTCGGGTAGTGGATGCGTGATCATGTAA
- a CDS encoding Tetratricopeptide repeat (TPR)-like superfamily protein (Tetratricopeptide repeat (TPR)-like superfamily protein; CONTAINS InterPro DOMAIN/s: Pentatricopeptide repeat (InterPro:IPR002885); BEST Arabidopsis thaliana protein match is: Tetratricopeptide repeat (TPR)-like superfamily protein (TAIR:AT3G13160.1); Has 101842 Blast hits to 26082 proteins in 1101 species: Archae - 126; Bacteria - 13439; Metazoa - 13887; Fungi - 11474; Plants - 44736; Viruses - 475; Other Eukaryotes - 17705 (source: NCBI BLink).): MSKVGSSLYSRLHGIFKESSIATAKSAKPRSQTKSTKFPSKLKASTASVGDGGQSSNDAKDSKNSKLTQKVEKFKRSCESESFRQVHGLYSAFIRRLREAKKFSTIDEVLQYQKKFDDIKSEDFVIRIMLLYGYSGMAEHAHKLFDEMPELNCERTVKSFNALLSAYVNSKKLDEAMKTFKELPEKLGITPDLVTYNTMIKALCRKGSMDDILSIFEELEKNGFEPDLISFNTLLEEFYRRELFVEGDRIWDLMKSKNLSPNIRSYNSRVRGLTRNKKFTDALNLIDVMKTEGISPDVHTYNALITAYRVDNNLEEVMKCYNEMKEKGLTPDTVTYCMLIPLLCKKGDLDRAVEVSEEAIKHKLLSRPNMYKPVVERLMGAGKIDEATQLVKNGKLQSYFRYLPDLSAGKKKTTSSPVSSSAKTTSTPVSSSPDTSSFLLSLSLAADSSSSDSDSSSPDSSSSVSSSPDSSSSVSSSPDSYSSFSSSPDSSSSVSSSLFSSSRENSSSPDYSNSVSSSLDYSGSVSSSSDYSSSVFPSANSSSSSSGLLDD, from the coding sequence ATGAGCAAGGTAGGCTCGTCGCTGTACAGTCGCCTCCATGGAATCTTCAAAGAATCTTCAATCGCCACTGCTAAGTCCGCAAAACCCAGAAGCCAAACCAAATCCACCAAATTCCCTAGTAAATTGAAGGCATCCACCGCCTCTGTAGGAGACGGAGGTCAATCGTCGAATGACGCCAAGGATTCTAAAAATTCGAAATTGACGCAGAAAGTAGAGAAGTTCAAGAGATCCTGCGAGTCTGAGAGTTTCCGGCAAGTCCATGGACTCTACAGTGCGTTTATCCGCCGTCTCAGGGAAGCAAAGAAGTTCTCAACGATCGACGAAGTTCTTCAATACCAGAAGAAGTTCGATGACATAAAGTCGGAGGATTTCGTTATCCGTATAATGCTTCTTTATGGATACTCAGGAATGGCGGAACATGCGCACAAactgttcgatgaaatgcctgaGCTAAACTGTGAAAGAACTGTGAAGTCGTTCAATGCGCTTCTATCGGCTTATGTTAATTCAAAGAAGCTTGACGAGGCTATGAAGACCTTCAAGGAGTTACCAGAGAAGCTAGGTATTACTCCTGATTTGGTTACTTATAATACCATGATCAAGGCACTTTGCCGTAAAGGCTCTATGGATGATATATTATCTATCTTTGAGGAACTGGAGAAGAACGGGTTCGAGCCTGACTTGATCTCTTTCAACACTCTGTTAGAAGAGTTTTATAGGAGGGAGTTGTTTGTTGAAGGTGATAGGATTTGGGATTTGATGAAATCCAAGAATCTTTCTCCTAACATTAGGAGTTATAACTCGAGAGTGAGAGGTCTTACTCGGAACAAGAAGTTCACTGATGCACTTAACTTGATTGATGTTATGAAAACTGAAGGGATTTCCCCAGATGTTCATACATACAATGCTTTAATCACGGCTTACCGTGTTGATAACAACCTCGAGGAGGTTATGAAATGTTACAATGAGATGAAGGAGAAGGGTCTGACTCCTGATACAGTGACTTACTGTATGTTAATCCCTCTTCTCTGCAAGAAAGGTGATCTTGATAGAGCGGTTGAGGTATCCGAAGAGGCCATCAAACACAAGCTCCTGTCTCGCCCGAACATGTACAAACCCGTGGTTGAGCGTTTGATGGGTGCAGGCAAGATTGATGAAGCAACACAGCTAGTGAAGAATGGCAAGCTACAGAGTTACTTTCGGTACCTGCCAGACTTGTCCGCTGGTAAGAAAAAGACCACTTCCAGTCCAGTCTCTTCAAGTGCGAAGACCACTTCCACTCCGGTCTCTTCAAGTCCGGATACCTCTTCCTTTCTGCTCTCTTTAAGTCTGGCGGCGGACTCTTCCAGCTCCGACTCCGACTCTTCGAGTCCAGACTCTTCCAGCTCCGTCTCTTCGAGTCCAGACTCTTCCAGCTCCGTCTCTTCGAGTCCAGACTCTTACAGCTCGTTCTCTTCGAGTCCAGACTCTTCCAGCTCTGTCTCTTCGAGTCTGTTCTCTTCAAGTCGGGAGAACTCTTCAAGTCCGGACTATTCCAACTCGGTCTCTTCGAGTTTGGACTATTCCGGCTCGGTCTCTTCGAGTTCGGACTATTCCAGCTCGGTCTTTCCGAGTGCGAACTCTTCCAGCTCTTCCTCTGGGTTGTTGGACGATTAA
- a CDS encoding Tetratricopeptide repeat (TPR)-like superfamily protein (Tetratricopeptide repeat (TPR)-like superfamily protein; INVOLVED IN: biological_process unknown; LOCATED IN: mitochondrion, membrane; EXPRESSED IN: 23 plant structures; EXPRESSED DURING: 13 growth stages; CONTAINS InterPro DOMAIN/s: Pentatricopeptide repeat (InterPro:IPR002885); BEST Arabidopsis thaliana protein match is: Tetratricopeptide repeat (TPR)-like superfamily protein (TAIR:AT1G55890.1); Has 40331 Blast hits to 13148 proteins in 280 species: Archae - 5; Bacteria - 51; Metazoa - 319; Fungi - 323; Plants - 38622; Viruses - 0; Other Eukaryotes - 1011 (source: NCBI BLink).), whose translation MSSLSRFLLRGNFSFSTHTNRRFFSAVTAAAATPSPPKPSLITLVNDERDPKFITEKFKKACQAEWFRKNIAVYERTVRRLAAAKKFEWVEEILEEQNKYPNMSKEGFVARIINLYGRVGMFENAQKVFDEMPERNCKRTALSFNALLNACVNSKKFDLVEGIFKELPGKLSIEPDVASYNTLIKGLCGKGSFTEAVALIDEIENKGLKPDHITFNILLHESYTKGKFEEGEQIWARMVEKNVKRDIRSYNARLLGLAMENKSEEMVSLFDKLKGNELKPDVFTFTAMIKGFVSEGKLDEAITWYKEIEKNGCRPLKFVFNSLLPAICKAGDLESAYELCKEIFAKRLLVDEAVLQEVVDALVKGSKQDEAEEIVELAKTNDYLQCKLRLFPKE comes from the coding sequence TACCGCTGCTGCAGCCACACCCTCGCCACCCAAACCGTCCCTCATCACCCTCGTAAATGACGAACGCGACCCCAAATTCATCACGGAGAAGTTCAAGAAAGCCTGCCAAGCAGAGTGGTTCCGGAAGAATATAGCTGTCTATGAGAGAACCGTTCGCCGTCTCGCCGCAGCCAAGAAGTTTGAGTGGGTCGAGGAGATCCTGGAGGAGCAGAACAAGTATCCAAACATGTCAAAGGAAGGATTCGTGGCGAGGATTATCAATCTCTATGGACGAGTCGGTATGTTTGAGAATGCACAGAaagtgttcgacgaaatgcctGAGAGAAACTGCAAGAGAACAGCGTTGTCTTTCAACGCATTACTGAATGCCTGTGTGAACTCCAAGAagtttgatttggttgaagGTATCTTCAAGGAGTTGCCAGGTAAGCTCTCGATTGAACCAGATGTTGCATCTTACAATACTTTGATCAAGGGATTGTGTGGAAAGGGTTCCTTCACTGAAGCTGTTGCGTTGATTGATGAGATTGAGAACAAGGGTTTGAAACCTGATCATATCACCTTCAATATACTTTTACATGAGTCGTATACAAAAGGGAAGTTTGAGGAAGGAGAACAGATATGGGCTAGAATGGTAGAGAAGAATGTTAAGCGAGACATCCGTAGTTACAATGCTCGGTTGTTAGGACTAGCCATGGAGAATAAATCAGAAGAGATGGTTAGTCTctttgacaaacttaaggGTAATGAGCTCAAACCTGATGTTTTCACATTCACTGCCATGATTAAAGGATTTGTCAGTGAAGGAAAATTAGATGAAGCCATAACGTGGTACAAGGAAATCGAGAAGAATGGTTGTCGCCCGTTGaaatttgtctttaactcATTGCTTCCTGCAATATGTAAGGCGGGCGATTTAGAGTCTGCTTATGAGCTCTGCAAGGAAATATTTGCTAAGCGTCTGCTAGTCGATGAGGCTGTCCTGCAGGAGGTAGTTGATGCATTGGTGAAAGGGTCCAAGCAAGACGAAGCTGAAGAGATTGTCGAGCTAGCAAAGACGAATGACTATTTGCAGTGCAAGCTTCGTCTCTTTCCCAAAGAGTAG